From the Cucurbita pepo subsp. pepo cultivar mu-cu-16 chromosome LG05, ASM280686v2, whole genome shotgun sequence genome, one window contains:
- the LOC111794510 gene encoding protein disulfide-isomerase 5-1 — protein sequence MKFHISSAILSFLLIFLIVLNTASLCKSEVITLTADTFSDKVKEKDTAWFVKFCVPWCKHCKNLGSLWEDLGKTMEGEDEIEVGEVDCGSHKSVCSKVDIHSYPTFKLFYEGEEVAKYKGPRDVESLKSFVLEEAEKAVEKAQQDSAKEL from the exons ATGAAATTCCATATTTCATCTGCAATTTTGTCTTTCttgttaatttttcttatcGTTCTAAACACAGCTTCTCTCTGCAAATCTGAAGTTATAACCCTAACTGCGGACACCTTCTCCGACAAG GTAAAGGAAAAAGATACCGCATGGTTTGTGAAGTTCTGTGTTCCTTGGTGCAAGCATTG CAAGAATTTAGGATCATTATGGGAGGACCTGGGCAAGACAATGGAAGGCGAGGATGAAATCGAGGTCGGAGAAGTTGATTGTGGTTCTCACAAATCAGTCTGTTCTAAAGTTGATATCCATTCATATCCTACATTCAAGCTTTTCTATGAAGGGGAAGAAGTTGCAAAGTATAAAG GGCCAAGAGACGTAGAATCTCTCAAAAGCTTTGTTCTTGAAGAAGCTGAGAAAGCAGTAGAAAAAGCACAGCAGGACAGTGCTAAAGAAttgtga